AGACAACTGTCTCTTTcccagggtttgttatcaggagggaggatagcgtcccgctgtgaaggcctgtttggcctggcttcaaaggccacctgcagatgttgaccaggggttatctgccatccttcagtgatcacagtttgtttgaaatgcataggaaTTTGTGTTAGCGGCCTAGCGCCAGGCACATTGGGTTAGTCtctggttacagcatggagtccgTTCAGCTAACAGCATAcagtaaagttacaagttctgacacagtgaccataatgttattgatttcaccatttgtataaatagggagttatccaaaaagaccgccacaaccacgtttaactttaaaaggggtaaatacactgagatgaggaggcatgtgaggaggaaactgaaaggaaaggtacatacggtcaaaacccttggggaagcttggacactatttaaaactataatcctagaagctcagataaaatacataccacaagttaggaaaggcacaaacaggcataagaaaaggcctgcatggttaacaaacaaagcggtggaaaaccagtccaagtgagattagtaaaagggaacacaggatgtggcaaattaaatgcaagactgtgatcgggcaggcaaaaagggactatgaggagcatagtgcaaaaaacataaagaccaacaataaaaatttcttcaaatatattagaagtaggaaaccagccagggaggcagtggggcccttggatgaccatggtgtaaaaggattactgaaggaggatagggaaatggctgagaagctaaatgaattttttgcctccatcttcactgtggaagatgaggactttttgcccgccccagaaccactaattttggaaggggtgttgaaagacctgagtcagattgaggtgacaaaagaggaggtcctacaactgatagacgaattaaaaactaataagtcactgggtccggatggcatacatccgagaattctgaaagaactcaaagttgaacttgtggatcttctaacaaaaatctgtaatctttcattgaaatctgcctccgttcctgaggactggaaggtagcaaatgtcacccccatctttaaaaagggttccagaggagatccgggaaattacaggccagtcagtctgacttcaataccgggaaagttggtagaaaccattatcaaggacagaatgagtaggcacattgatgaacacgggttattgagaaagactcagcatgggttctgcaagggaagatcttgcctcactaacctgttacatttctttgagggggtgaacaaacatgtggacaaaggagacccgatagatgttgtttaccttgacttccagaaagcttttgataaagttcctcatcaaaggctccttagaaagcttgagagtcatggagtaaaaggacaggtcctcttgtggatcaaaaactggctgagtaataggaagcagagagtgagtataaatgggcagtcttcgcaatggaggacggtaagcagtggggtgccgcagggctcagtactgggtcccatgctctttaacttgttcataaatgatttagagttgggaatgagcagtgaagtggccaagtttgcggatgacactaaattgttcagggtggtgagaaccagagaggattgtgaggaactccaaagggatctgttgaggctgggtgagtgggcgtcaacgtggcagatgcggttcactgtggccaagtgcaaagtaatgcacattggggccaagaatcccagctacaaatacaagttgatggggtgtgaactggcagagactgaccaagagagagatcttggggtcgtggtagataactcactgaaaatgtcaagacagtgtgcatttgcaataaaaaaggccaacgccatgctgggaattattaggaagggaattgaaaacaaatcagccagtatcataatccccctgtataaatcgatggtgcgatctcatttggagtactgtgtgcagttctggtcgctgcacctcaaaaaggatattatagcattggagaaagtccagagaagggcagctagaatgattaaagggctggagcactttccctatgaagaagggttgaaacgcttgggactctttagcttggagaaacgtcgactgcggggtgacatgatagaggtttacaagataatgcatgggatggagaaagtagagaaagaggtacttttctccctttctcacaatacaagaactcgtgggcattcgattaaattgctgagcagacaagttaaaacggataaaaggaagtatttcttcacccaaagggtgattaacatgtggaattcactgccacaggaggtggtggcagccacaagtatagccacgttcaagaggggtttagataaaaatatggagcagaggtccatcagtggctaatagccacagtgtgtgtgtatatataaatttttttgccactgtgtgacacagagtgttggactggatgggccattggcctgatccaacatggcttctcttatgttcttatgttcaaaaaatctttcttttttaagtatacacattttaaaaattctgtccacttccacattttaaaaattctgtccacttccacattttaaaaattctgtccACTTCCTAATCTCTAAAAATTATCTGTGTTTTTAATTTGTGCATTTTTAATCCTGTTAGTTGGACTGTTATGTTATGTCCCTACAGCCTAGTGTTGCATTGTTAGTCACCTTGAGTGTGAGGAGTtgaggtgggatagaaatattttaaatgaataaatagatAATAAATACTGCAAACTGGAGAGACATAAAGCACAGTTTAGATTCCCATCTCCAAGTGCAGTCAAATGAAATAGTTTCAGCACTTGCCCTGAGTTAAATAGACTTCAAATGATAGCAGTATGCTCAGTTCTGAAGTGCTTGCCTTCCTTGAACTCATCTTCTCATGATTCTTATGCACATGACCTGTTAACCATCAGAAGCTGTACAGTCCAAACTCATAGTGAGTTTATAGCAGCTTCGCCTCTTGTTTTTACACATATTAAATTGCATAGTATTGTCTGTTCAACACTCAGCATTCACTGTTCACATGGTTCTATTTCTGTCttcaaacagaaacaaagaatcCAGCAGGAAGGAGTTTGAGAGCCAGCCTCTGTATTTATGTTCATCAGTTCAAGGACATGTAATTATCAGGGCAGaaatcaagcccccccccccccccccccatactggcacctccctcttcaaTATACCTGTGTAATGTTTGTTTCTCTTGTGACATTGCAAGAGAGTACAGGTAAATAAAGTTTACCCTTGGAAAAATAAATGATCCTTTTAAATGAGTCCTGTTGATGTTTTGATCATTATCTGGCTTATTTACATCCCGCTCATCCAAGAGACATATGGTTAGGCCTAGGTGAGCAAGTAAGTGGAAGGAATGTTTTACTGCTGTTTACACCAAATAAATATCTCCTTTATGGCGGTACTGGCCACAAAAGAGGTTTCAAGACCAATAAATTAGACACAGGAGCAGAACTTTGGTAGGGTCATTCAGGCAAGGACAAGAAATGCTAAAGgttgaattatatcagctctgcTGGGGGGCCCACAGCTGAACTGGGCAGAACTGTGATAAAGTAAAGAGCAAATTCTATTATGGATGATCTAAAGGAAGGCATCTGAGAAGCCACACAAGGTAAGCTATCTCCCAAGAGGCCACATCTACAGGGACAAATAACTAAAGCCTGGCATGTGAGGAGGGGGCAGAAGTGTAGTATCATTTAAGATTTTTGCTGGTTGCAATTCCTGCACATAACTGTGAGCCAAATCATCACTTGAGTGGTACATCTGGGATGCTATTGCTTGGAAGGAATGGTTACTTTGGTGGATAACTAATTATAGTGGTTTATTAGGTGATGCAATGAACAGGGGTCTGAGTTTGGCTGCTAAAGACTCAAGACCCATTCTCTTCTTGTTGTAAGGGCTGAGACTCACACATTGCTAGGTAATAGGTATGTATTTGCTGCTGTATGTGTGCACTGCAGGAAACTGCATCACACAcatcactcccccctcccacacagtCCAGTGCTACACAGTCCAGAAGGAATATCCATTATAAAATACTGTGTATGCTTATGTTTAAGAAGTTCTGCCGAAATGTTATAGAATAAAATCTAAATAAAAAGATTATATTTGTGTGGGGAGGCATGAGTAATATCAATTAATTGATTGAAGGTCAGTGACTGGCAATTTAAACTGTCCGTCTCTCATTGGATCCTGtcaaaggaagaaacagaaaaCTTAAAAGTTTTATTCATGCTGGATTCTAGCCGCAAACCAGGAATGTATTATAATTTTAATGTAATGACAAGTGAGAGTTCCTCTACAGTCTACAGTTTCCTTGTATGAAGCACAATTTGGGGAGTTCCCATTTCTGCTTCTGTATCTGATGGCCCCTGTATCTATTACCATCACCTCTTTTTGAACAGAACTTCAGGTGAACGCCCTGATCACAACTGCAGCTTGTTGCTCCTGGCCTTCCAGCCAGAATGCTCCTCATTAATTTGAAAGGTGGTGTAACCATGATATTCACAACATGCATGAATTTaaagaaagttttcctttttctgtATCATGCAACTGCTTTTCTGTAGCATAATAGGGTTAGAGTGCAGTTAGAAAAAAGAGCTTTGCAGTTCTAACTTTTCCAGACAGTTTTTCCTGAATGCAGGAAAGGGCAGAACAAACAAGGGGCAAATATCGGTGTGAGTTTCTGGTCCAAATATGGAAATTTCCAAATTTGGAAAAGCAAATCCAGAAGTGCACGTGCTATAGAATGTAATGGTTTGATAAAAGTCTAGCAACTCTAATCTTTAAATACAGCATAGAAGAGGCTGTAGCCTTGGTGGCCCTGGTGAgaacagaaaggcaggatataacaCTTGTAAATAATAATTACCTCTCTGAGGAATTATTTCCAGCAAATAGTACACAATTTCCTCCAGAGGGTGTACAAATTCAACTGCCAACTTGAAGAAGCTAGCTAGCTGCTGTTGTACCTTTTTAATTCTTGACTTTATTAAATGTTATTCCCTCCTACTTTTAATAAACTATGACATTAACAACAACAGTCGCTTTAATGGGTCAGGGGGAAGAGAGAGTGTTAAATGTGGTCATGTAGGAGGATGGTGGCCTTTTTACAATGCAGTGTTCAAAGGAGCCCACAAGCAGATTTCCACTAGAGTTGGCTTGGAAAGCTGTCAAATACACACAAGCACAAAGAGTACTGCAGAGCAATCTGACAGTAATTTATGATGTTCTTCTCTGACCCAATTTAGCCTCCCTAGATTTACTGAAAGAGGCTACTAGCCTGCCTAGCCTTCCAGCATGCTttggttaacttatgctctgagaAGAAGATTGTTTTGTCCTTGAGTAGCTCCCATAGTGTAGAACCACATTCCGGCAATCTAGACCTTCCCCACCCTAGCCctctgctttcttgcatttccagGTATCAGTTATTTCAGTCTCTAAAAATAAAAGTCAACACCTTTTAAACCATGAAACCAAAGTGACACAAAACAGTATGCCAGCTGTCAAGTTCTGGAACTCTTCATCAGACTGGATGCTTAAAGCAGAGTTAGTGGGGAAACAGAAGTGTCAAACTATGGGCTTAAGGCTTTCTCTTGTAAGCACTCTGTGTGAAATGCTGTGCAGGTATGTAACTCTGCTGGTGTCAggttgtagtagggttgccaggtccagctcaagaaatttctgggcactttgggggtggagtcaggagcaaggttatgataaacacaattgaactctgaagggagttctggccatcacaatgaaagggaccgcacaccttttaaatgctttccctccgtttggaaataatgaaggataggagcacctttggggggggggtgctcatagaattagacctcctggtccaatcttttggaaactcaaggagtgttttgaggagaggcaccagatgctatgctgaaaaagtggtacctctacctcaaaagacagccccacccagagcagggggaggacctccaaaatggggaatcccctgccccaaactggggattggcaactcttgaccttctgggaggaagaaataaaaaaggttattgattaaaagaagcaaaaaaaagtgttttgttttgggttttttttttaattttgaatgGAATGCTTACATTCAGGCCAAGAGTGGTTGGTCTTTTGGTCATTCTTAATAAAAGGTATGATATGACTTAAAAAAATGATTTGGACTAATGTGATTGTCTGCAACTTCTCTTGATATCTAAGTTTCAGTTCATTTAGTTTGATGTTTTTGCATGCTCCCATCTTCTAAGAATTTCCAGAGACAATGTTATAGAGCTTAGTTTCCTTTCGATAAGAAAGCACCAGTGTCTTATggatttggggtttggtttttttaaagtaatatttACTCAGTTTACAAACAAGCAAGACATAGTCTAAATTCATAACAACTGAATTTTCTCCAAATTCTTTCTCTGTCCCTCCTCCTTACTAGTacggttaccaggtccaactcagaaaatatctggggactttgggggtggagccaggagcaagattgtgacaaacacaactgaactccgaagggagttctggcgatcacatttaaagggatcgtgctccttttaaatgccttccctccactggaaataatggaagatcgaacaccttcttttggggctcatagaattgaactctcTGATTTGAGGGGgagaatgtgggggggggggaggcaccagatgctatactgaaattttggtgcctctacctcaaaaacagtccacccagagccccagatatccacagattgattattcattttaccctatggggaccactttccatagggtataatggagagcccaacagacattcaaccccccaccccactttctgataactatgaagcaggaggagggcctccaaaccaggggatccccagcccccaactggggattggcagccctactactaGTTAGACAGTTTTACCTTCCCAGATTCCAGTACCTACTACAATTCAAGGCTGAGATCAATTTCTCTGCAATCAAGCAACATTAACAATCGCATGGAACAGAGCAAGATCATGCCTGCTGGTCTTGTCCCCAATGCCCATGCATTCCATCAAACATTTGGCTACcctaagcctggctgcttgctactattcagcagcagcccctctatgATAgaagttagcacttcagagcagggcctgcaaaagacaggttcttgctgtggaagctgactgggtgatttcagaccagtcacagactttcagcctaacctacctcacagagttgtgcaaatcaaaagggggagaggagaataatgtaaactgctttgatccTCAGTGCAAAGAAAGACTgttcagggaagggaaaagacaTGGAAAGCTGGAGGTGCAGATAAAAGTAAACTGATGGTTGGCtgtgaaggagatagggttgccaactccaggttgggaaatttctggaaatgtgaggggtggagcctggagagctgaGGTTTGAGAAGGGTAGGACTTGAGataggcacaatgccatagactccactcttcaaaccagtcatttcctcctaGAGAACCattcttgccaatctccaggtgagggctggagatcactcaaaattacaactgctctccagatgacagacatcagctcctcagatgaaaatggctgctttgccgggtggactctgtcattataacctgctgaggtctcttccctctTGCTTTGGTCCCTACTTTTCCTACGTAAAGgctacagaaaacagctgccttgggacacatactctatggcaggggtgtcaaacgtgccaCCCGAGGGTctgatcaggcccctggagggcttctatcaagcCCACAAGCATCTCActattatctgcttccttctctctctcttgttgccTTCTGTATCACTACTTGCTTTGTCAGTCATCTTgtatcgcacaggagctaccgagcaaagcctttattttttccattggttgatcagcacatgaagcaccttatgtacaaaaacttgcaatgcccagccacttTTCCCTGGGTCAGGCTCAAagaattgaccatgagatttctgtaatcaagagtaggtttgcaacttacagacacacacttgaacatctgaacagcatacagCACAGcatacagcacagacattgtctccagattttgatgtaataattcagagcaagaagagTCAGTGATCAGAAACTGTTAACtatacaaaatattgcaagagtacttttaagcatatttgattttaagtttttttaaaaaaatatttttgtgtttctgtcctttataaagtttatatctctgctacctgggcttacattttatgacacacgcggcctggcctgacaaagtctcatttatgtcagatctgctcCTCacaacaaattagttcgacacccttgctctatggtataccataacacaagcaggccaggccaaaaaaacccagatcatgccacaagctcatgctgatgctaaatgcttcaaggctgaatatgacaggaaaaggcagcaacaatgcattgcgggggtggggagaggaattaTGAGCTTCAGAGCATGGATGGCCATCATCATggccccaccacccacccccaataATTATTCTtctttatctccattctgggcctctttcagggttTTGAGTCACCAAAaacacagggacacacacacacacaaggtggGGTGCCagtatctgtttcagctgcagggcgggtgagaagacagcaagggtggggggggagctcacctaGACCCTCCTGCTAGAGCCtgttgtatcccccccccccacaaccagcTTTATTCCTCGTTCAgaataaacaaagaaaagaacacaAGTCATGCAGGTTCTTCCTGGCAGTTTGCCTAGCCACATTCTCAGAGCCAACAGTAAAACCTTGTCTGGAACTGCTCCAGATTCCAATACCCTGGAACTATAATAAAACATTCAATGGATTTGTAAGCATTATAGCAGATATTTAAAAATTGCATCTGTCAAGTAGAAAGATAAATAACTGAAAAAGGTATCTTTGTTCTACAGAAGCAGCCAATCCATCTATAATCTCTATGGAAATCTCTTCCAAGGCTAAGATGTGGGTCAATGATGCAATCTCCTGCCTAGGCACTAGTGAATTTGTAGACCACAACAAGATTCCCAAGTTGGATGAGCAGCAAGATACTCATGAACAGTTCATTGGCAAGTCTAGTAAAGAGCTAAAGAAGTTGGCAAGGGAAGGTCGTTGGGCTAGAAGTCATGCCCTAAGGGCACAGGCTTACCAGCATATTATCCAGAACATACCATGTCGGCTCATGACCCCTGATGCCTCAGTCTACAGGGATGTTGTTGTCAAACTGTGTGAAAACCAGAGGGACAGTTTTCACCCCTTGCCTGAATTCCTAGCAGGGAGCATCATGCCTGAATATTGCCTCACTATAGAAGGGGTTGCTGCTATGAAAAAAATACTCCTCTGCATTGCCAACATGTCCCCAGATATTGCCTTCTGTCCCCTGCTTCCAGCTGTGgttgctctgctgcttcattaCAATCAAGAAGCTGAATGCTTTGAGAATACCTGCCGACTCCTCTATTGCAATGCTTCTCATACTTCCTATATAAACTGCTCCTTCCTCAGTCATAAGGCTTCATGCATGACATTTGGAGACCTAGCCAACAAGCACTGCCCAGCTGCTCACCAACTCATAGCCAGCTCAACAGCCAATATTTTTGAGGTGTATTCTGAGTGGTTGGTGTGGCTATTTGATGACCTGCCATATGATTATGTCATCCGCATATTTGACGTATATCTTCTGGAGGGGCAGAAAGTCCTTTACCGAATTGCTCTAGCCTTGCTGAAACAGTTCCAGGTCTCAGTAAGTTCTAAAGGACTGGATGTGACTGATGTCAAGGGGAGCTTGCAAGCTTTTATGTGGGACATTCATGAGCATATGACTTCAGAAAAGcttttagagaaggcatttgccaTTCGGCTGTTCTCTCGCAAAGAAATCTGGCTCCTTCAAATGGCTAATAGGAAGGCCCTGGTGGAGAAGGGAGTAACCACAGTGCAGCACAGGTACAGAATCTAATTACTTCCTCTTTAGATACGTTGCATTCCCTGCTTACAACAGTCTTCCAGATAAAGTTACATCAACGAATTATCTTCCATCCAATACAAATAATAAAATGGGCCTGAGTACTTAATTTCAGTTCACTGGTATCTGGAATCTGAATCCAGTTCTTTATCTGAAgcccaagggtgtgtgtgtgatgtagAAATAATTCACTCTAGTTTGGTGCAGCATCAGCTCACCTGTCATAAAAGTGAGAAATCTACACTTTGAAGAAACAACATTCTGTGGCCATAAAACAGAGGTAGTTCTGGAGTGATGGACTGTTCATGGCCACAGATTATGACTTTGATTTTGCCTGTATTTCAGCCATATCTACCACACAGAtctgttttttaaataataaaaataaatggttAATCATGTATTATGTGGGACATTCATGAGCATATGATTAGATTTTTCCAGCTGTATTTGTGCTTAGTCCAAAAGCATATATGAGGTCAAGACCACCTCATCACTTCTTACATCCTAAGAAGTGGGCTCTAGTCTACAAAAATGTATGaaagaataaaattttgttactATTTAAAATGCTGCAGGACTCAAGTTTAGGATTGCCCCTCTGattatacaattttaaaaattttagCTGATAAGCTACTTTTGATTAAGGAATTACAAGGTTATGAAGATTATTGCTTTATTTTGCATCCCATTCTCTGAAACCTACACAATAAAATGTAATTAAAGATGTTAAGATCAAGGCATATAATTTTCCAATAAATTCTGCTGCTAGAATGGTTGCAGGAAGAGTGCTCTTTATCCTAAAAATAAGCAACCGTCGAAGCTTTTGTAGTACTGAAGTCTTGACTTATCCGTTCTTCTGTTGCACAGGCAATCATTCCACCTTACTGTGAACACCCATAATTTCACTTCTGCTATTGTCACTGCTCAGGAAATGCGCATTGTGTGGTCCTGGATCCCTGAACGATTCTCTTTGTTCTCGCCTGTTCTCTTATTCTCAACTTCTAAAGATGGGTACAGCTTGAAAAGGTAAGTCAGTATCTGAAGAATGCTGTCATAGTTTCATCCAGATAAAAAACTAAATTGAATAAGGCTTTACTGGTTTACATCAACTAAAGAATTGGACCAAGATGTTGAACAGAGGATGATAAATTCTGAAGTTATTGTTAATAGAACTGGCCATATGAAGAAGCTCACAATCAGTTCAGTTTCTCATATTTATAGGTTTTTATAATCATCTTCAAACAATAGCTAGCCGTTTATCATCTCCAAACCTCTTGATAAGGGTGTACATTCTTAGCTAACTATCTTATGACTTCAAACACCAGACTTGGAACATCTTAAAATGTATAAAAACCATTAGTTCATTCTTGCTACTTTTTATCTTAACAAAGTCTTGTGATCATAGCTTTCTCATATGCATGAGTATTTTTGAACTGTATCTTCCCTTCTGTCAAGTTTGACATTCTGCTATTCTCATATGCTTCTGTACCTTAGCCTCAACACATAAATAATATTGATATGGATTAAAAAGTTACTAATCTACAAAAAGACTATATAATTGTGTCACTTCTTTGCTTTTTTGCCCCTTCCCAAGGCTACTTACTATGTTCTGGGCCTCTATACTCCCTTTAGGCATGTTTAGCTAAAAGGCCACACCAACTCTGTCTTCAGTGAGAAGGAACTTTCTTGTCAAGACCAACAACTGTTCTCCTATATTCCTTTCTCCCCACTAAACGTATGTGAGGAATGATGGGATTGATGTGGGTTATATACAACCAACTTCCTACTATCTTTATTTAGGATAATCCCTGTGTTTCCAGTAGTGTGCACATGGGCAGGCTATGGTGTACACATGGACTCAGGTTGGCTCACCAATAATTCATATTGTCTGTATGAGTGGCCAGTAACATGCTATCCTAGCCCCTTCCTTCTGAATGCTGCTAATAATCAGCCATTGATGGCAGGGTAAGGGAGAATGTGGAATCAGAACCGTAAAACATAAACATGGGATCCATGTCTTGAAAAGCCCCTACACATCTCATCCACAGTTCATGCATCTCATGCTAACACCTGGCTATTCTGCCATTGCAAAGAAATACAACTCTAGTTATGTTCTGTTGAGTTCCATTTGTGGGTGTGGgtgtaaagtgttgtcaagtcacagccaaattatggcaaccccggtaaggggctttcaaggcatgtgagaagcagagatggtttgccattgacttcctcgGCAGTCTTCCttaatggtctcccatccaagtactggttTCACTTTACTTCTGAGATCATGCTGCTTTCTCTTCCGCAATTTCCTATATCCATTTTTACaattaaagaaggaaaattaaTGGTGAGCCCCCATCCTGCTCATTCAGAAGATGCATATTAGAATCTTGCCTAAAAAGTCATTGCAATATTAATGGCCACTGGCATCTAATATTTAAGGGACTTCTACATGCAGCAAAAACACACCGTCATAATCACAGTAATGCTGTAAATTTCTACATCTGGAAATCTATGCCAAGACTCTACATGTGTTGCAGAGATTATGCTATGTCATTACCTCCTTCACTGAGCAAAAACTGTTGCTTTCCAACCAAATAGTGATTTTGGGATTTAGCCTGTTTTTGGGATTTGGAGCACATCTGCTTTACCAGTTGTTACATAAGCCTGAACAATACCAGAAAGAAATGGAGTGTTGTTATGTCTTTTATAGGTTTGCATAGGCAGCATGTTCAGTATAACGATAGTGTCCACCAAAGGCTGGCAGCAATCACTTACAGGTTGATGTTCCCTCATGCACTTTAAATCAAATCCTaaaaaaaagagatttttctgtGAAGCAAGATAAACCAAAGTGAGGAAACACCACCTCAGTTTTGTAGAGGTCTTGTTGGCATTGCAGTGTTATTACTGTAAATGGGAGTCATCTTTTCCCTGTAATATATTTCCAACTTTCAGGAGCAATGTACTTCATTCTGAAAGTCCTCACCAAAACCCAAGCTGAAGGATGCAGAGCATCAAAAGACCTAGCCCAAgatcaggaatcatagaatcatatagttggaagggacctctagggtcatctagtccaatcccctgcacaatgcaggaaactcataaacacctccccctaaattcacaggatcttcattgctgtcagatgaccatctagcctctgtttaaaaacctccaaggaaggagaacccaccacctcccgaggaagcctgttccactgaggaattgctctaacggtcaggaagttcttcctaatgttgagccggaaactcttttgatataatttcaacccattggttttgggcCTACCTTCcggtgccacagaaaacaattccacaccatcctctagatgacagcccttcaagtacttgaagatggtgatcatatcacctctcagtcgccgcctctccaggctaaacatgcccagctccttcaacctttcctcataggacttagtctccagacccctcaccatcttcgtcaccctcctctggacctgtttcagcttgtctatatccttcttaaaatgtggtgcccaaaactgaacacaatactccag
This region of Heteronotia binoei isolate CCM8104 ecotype False Entrance Well chromosome 13, APGP_CSIRO_Hbin_v1, whole genome shotgun sequence genomic DNA includes:
- the LOC132581415 gene encoding TBC1 domain family member 24-like is translated as MEISSKAKMWVNDAISCLGTSEFVDHNKIPKLDEQQDTHEQFIGKSSKELKKLAREGRWARSHALRAQAYQHIIQNIPCRLMTPDASVYRDVVVKLCENQRDSFHPLPEFLAGSIMPEYCLTIEGVAAMKKILLCIANMSPDIAFCPLLPAVVALLLHYNQEAECFENTCRLLYCNASHTSYINCSFLSHKASCMTFGDLANKHCPAAHQLIASSTANIFEVYSEWLVWLFDDLPYDYVIRIFDVYLLEGQKVLYRIALALLKQFQVSVSSKGLDVTDVKGSLQAFMWDIHEHMTSEKLLEKAFAIRLFSRKEIWLLQMANRKALVEKGVTTVQHRQSFHLTVNTHNFTSAIVTAQEMRIVWSWIPERFSLFSPVLLFSTSKDGYSLKRLYSCCEGYEPTVLLLKTMVEEVCGAFLSSDWSERKKSGGASSFFGTGECFVFTVQPEMERYEWVFIKKPEQTKAMPHTPRQRSPSPFSPEGCTTSSNYLTVPKLDMIKYRLSPFLAVRHFKLPSKTASMFMSGTQEGIVIGGGGGQALFIDADLHHGTTEHCETFDNSPLCQENFQVQLLEVWGFQNS